In Synechococcus sp. MU1617, one DNA window encodes the following:
- a CDS encoding DUF4346 domain-containing protein: MTTTPEAPASTAAAMDALDQRLSQRFIALDPSGYFLIKLDREAAQLVLEHYGNTIDDKGLARDSETGEVLRCDGGNAPRRPSAVYRGNTAKQLGIQLTEGEDPHPVSRLDHALYLGRELQKAEQCLRDGTVYVQD, encoded by the coding sequence ATGACCACCACCCCGGAAGCACCGGCCTCCACCGCTGCGGCGATGGATGCTCTGGATCAGCGACTGTCCCAGCGGTTCATCGCTCTGGATCCCAGTGGCTATTTCTTGATCAAGCTGGATCGTGAAGCCGCCCAACTGGTGCTGGAGCATTACGGCAACACCATCGATGACAAGGGGTTGGCCAGGGATTCGGAAACCGGTGAGGTGTTGCGCTGCGACGGCGGCAATGCTCCTCGCCGTCCCTCAGCTGTCTATCGCGGCAATACAGCCAAACAGCTGGGCATTCAGCTCACGGAAGGTGAAGACCCACACCCGGTCAGTCGTCTCGACCATGCCCTCTATCTGGGGAGGGAGTTGCAGAAGGCCGAGCAGTGCCTGCGCGACGGCACGGTCTACGTCCAGGACTAA
- a CDS encoding GNAT family N-acetyltransferase: MTSLTARWHRSINEIPEQQWNSLVGADAIPFYRWSWLEALESSGSTIPKQGWQPLHLALWRDDTPIAVAPLFLKGHSYGEFVFDQTFARLAADLGLRYYPKLLGMSPVSPVLGYRFHVRSGEDEALLTRELLRAIDRFCEHNGILSCNFLYVDPQWRPLAEAAGCAAWLNQQSLWNRGDDKSFEDYLKGFNANQRRNIKRERKAVAKAGITVTPLSGDQLDLALLQTMHRFYEQHCARWGPWGSKYLEEGFFEALARLHRDQLVLFSAHRGDPRDPVAMSMCVQDGRQLWGRYWGSHEEVDCLHFEVCYYAPIEWALANGIVSFDPGAGGSHKRRRGFVARPHASLHRWYQPQMDQLIRTWLPKVNGLMLEEIEAINAELPFKAEPPALAL; this comes from the coding sequence ATGACGTCACTCACGGCCCGCTGGCATCGCTCCATTAACGAGATCCCAGAGCAGCAGTGGAACAGCCTGGTGGGAGCTGACGCGATCCCTTTTTACCGATGGAGCTGGCTGGAGGCTTTGGAAAGCTCAGGCAGCACCATCCCCAAGCAGGGCTGGCAGCCACTGCATCTGGCCCTCTGGCGCGATGACACGCCGATTGCGGTGGCTCCGCTGTTCCTCAAGGGCCACAGCTATGGCGAATTTGTGTTCGACCAGACCTTTGCCCGTCTGGCGGCGGATCTGGGGCTGCGCTACTACCCCAAGCTCCTGGGCATGAGTCCGGTCAGCCCCGTGCTGGGCTACCGCTTCCATGTGCGATCTGGAGAAGACGAGGCTCTGCTCACCCGGGAGTTGCTGCGGGCGATCGATCGCTTCTGCGAACACAACGGCATCCTCAGCTGCAATTTTCTCTATGTGGATCCGCAGTGGCGGCCCCTGGCGGAGGCCGCCGGCTGTGCCGCCTGGCTGAATCAGCAAAGCCTGTGGAATCGCGGCGACGACAAGAGTTTTGAGGATTACCTCAAGGGCTTCAATGCCAACCAGCGCCGCAACATCAAGCGGGAACGCAAGGCTGTAGCCAAGGCTGGGATCACCGTGACACCCCTCAGCGGCGACCAGCTGGACCTAGCGCTGTTGCAGACCATGCATCGCTTCTATGAGCAGCACTGTGCTCGCTGGGGACCGTGGGGCAGCAAGTACCTGGAGGAGGGTTTTTTTGAAGCGTTGGCACGGCTGCATCGCGATCAGTTGGTGCTCTTTTCAGCCCATCGCGGTGACCCGCGCGATCCGGTGGCGATGTCGATGTGCGTGCAGGACGGTCGTCAGCTCTGGGGCCGCTACTGGGGCAGCCATGAGGAGGTTGATTGTCTTCACTTCGAAGTCTGTTACTACGCTCCGATCGAATGGGCCCTGGCTAATGGCATCGTCAGCTTTGACCCTGGAGCTGGCGGCAGCCACAAGCGCCGGAGAGGCTTTGTCGCACGTCCCCACGCCAGCCTGCACCGTTGGTATCAGCCCCAGATGGATCAATTGATTCGCACCTGGTTGCCCAAGGTGAATGGCTTGATGCTGGAGGAGATCGAGGCCATTAATGCAGAGCTGCCCTTCAAAGCTGAACCTCCGGCCTTGGCTTTGTAG
- a CDS encoding B12-binding domain-containing radical SAM protein codes for MRTLFVYPEFPKTFWSYEKILELVNRKVLLPPLGMVTVAALLPQEWEMKLVDRNVREVTEEEWNWAELVIISGMIVQKDDMAVQIGKAKQRGLPVAIGGPYASSTPDAPELDLADFKILDEGEITLPMFLDALERGETSGRFTSNGDKPDVTSTPIPRFDLLQLEAYDSMSVQFSRGCPFNCEFCDIIVLYGRKPRTKTPEQLVAELQYLYDLGWRRSIFLVDDNFIGNKRNAKLLLPQIRTWQEERQFPFSFATEASVDLADDEEMMRMMHDARFESVFLGIETPDEASLETARKVQNTRNPLDAAVDRITANGIRVMAGFIIGFDGEKDGAGRRIVDFVTRTGIPAAMMGMLQALPKTALWARLEREGRLIQGEDAAKGVNQTNLLNFEPTRPIRDIANEYVEAFCALYEPNAYMDRVYSYYLKMGAPRWKTAAKLPTWIDIKALSTVVWRQGIKRNTRSRFWKYMFGMARHNPALLEQFLVVLAHNEHFLEYRSIVQQEIREQLESLPPEEPTAAKELQPA; via the coding sequence ATGCGCACTCTTTTTGTTTACCCAGAGTTCCCGAAGACTTTCTGGAGTTACGAGAAAATTCTCGAGTTGGTCAACCGGAAGGTGCTTCTGCCTCCTCTGGGGATGGTGACCGTGGCAGCACTTCTTCCCCAGGAGTGGGAGATGAAGTTGGTGGACCGAAACGTGCGGGAGGTGACGGAGGAGGAGTGGAACTGGGCCGAGCTCGTGATCATCTCAGGGATGATCGTCCAGAAGGACGACATGGCCGTTCAGATCGGAAAGGCCAAACAGCGAGGTCTTCCTGTGGCCATCGGTGGCCCCTACGCCAGTTCCACACCGGATGCGCCGGAACTGGATCTGGCGGATTTCAAGATCCTTGATGAGGGAGAAATCACCCTGCCGATGTTCCTGGACGCCCTTGAACGGGGCGAGACAAGTGGCCGTTTCACCTCCAATGGCGACAAGCCAGATGTGACCTCCACGCCGATTCCCCGCTTCGACCTGCTGCAGCTCGAGGCCTACGACTCAATGAGCGTTCAGTTCTCGCGGGGCTGCCCCTTCAACTGTGAGTTCTGCGACATCATCGTTCTCTACGGCCGCAAACCACGCACCAAGACCCCTGAGCAGCTGGTGGCTGAGCTGCAGTACCTCTACGACTTGGGCTGGCGGCGCTCGATCTTCCTGGTGGACGACAACTTCATCGGCAACAAGCGCAACGCCAAGCTGCTACTGCCGCAGATCCGCACTTGGCAAGAGGAACGGCAATTCCCGTTCAGCTTCGCTACCGAAGCTTCGGTGGATCTGGCCGACGACGAAGAGATGATGCGGATGATGCACGACGCCCGCTTTGAAAGCGTCTTCCTGGGCATCGAAACTCCGGACGAAGCCAGCCTCGAAACGGCCCGCAAGGTGCAGAACACGCGCAACCCACTCGATGCCGCCGTGGATCGGATCACCGCCAACGGCATCCGCGTGATGGCGGGTTTCATCATCGGTTTCGACGGCGAGAAGGATGGCGCAGGTCGCCGGATCGTGGACTTCGTAACCCGCACCGGCATCCCCGCCGCGATGATGGGCATGCTTCAGGCTCTGCCCAAGACAGCTCTCTGGGCACGACTGGAGCGGGAAGGTCGCCTGATTCAGGGGGAAGACGCCGCCAAGGGGGTGAATCAGACCAACCTGCTCAACTTCGAACCCACCCGCCCCATTCGGGACATCGCCAACGAGTACGTGGAAGCGTTCTGCGCGCTCTACGAACCCAACGCCTACATGGATCGGGTCTACAGCTACTACCTCAAGATGGGCGCGCCCCGCTGGAAAACTGCCGCCAAGCTGCCGACCTGGATTGACATCAAGGCTTTGAGCACAGTTGTCTGGCGCCAGGGAATCAAACGCAACACCCGCAGCCGCTTCTGGAAGTACATGTTTGGCATGGCCCGCCATAACCCCGCCCTGCTAGAGCAGTTCTTGGTGGTGTTAGCTCACAACGAGCACTTCCTCGAGTACCGCTCGATCGTTCAGCAGGAAATCCGCGAACAACTGGAATCGCTTCCACCGGAGGAACCCACGGCAGCAAAAGAACTGCAGCCAGCCTGA